One Lacunisphaera limnophila DNA window includes the following coding sequences:
- a CDS encoding DMT family transporter, translating to MPWVLASLISALFLGFYDLSKKHALRDNAVLPVLFAGTLCGAAVWLVLLLAGLAAPGAVPAAFIPEPLTPAQHGLVFLKSFIVASSWAFTYFGIKHLPLSLAAPIRATGPLWTLTGALLVLGERPAWLETAGILITLTSFYGLSVAGRNEGVHFHRNKWVGCMIAGTLCGAVSGLYDKYLLGTVGLSAAAVQAWFTLYLPVVLLPLIIGWWRRWWPRNEFHWRWSIPLIALTLLVADYVYFEALRDPEALVSVVSSLRRGSTLVAFAGGIWLFHEARGAAKLPAVLGIVAGIVLTVLG from the coding sequence TTGCCCTGGGTCCTCGCCAGCCTCATCTCCGCCCTCTTTCTCGGGTTCTATGACCTGAGCAAGAAACACGCGCTGCGCGACAATGCCGTCCTGCCCGTGCTCTTTGCCGGCACCCTCTGCGGCGCGGCCGTGTGGCTGGTGCTGCTCCTCGCCGGTCTGGCCGCCCCCGGCGCCGTGCCCGCGGCCTTCATCCCAGAGCCGCTGACACCCGCCCAACACGGGCTCGTGTTCCTCAAATCCTTCATCGTCGCCTCCTCCTGGGCGTTCACCTATTTCGGCATCAAGCATCTGCCGCTTTCGCTCGCCGCGCCCATCCGCGCCACCGGGCCGCTCTGGACGCTGACCGGCGCGCTCCTTGTGCTGGGTGAGCGCCCGGCCTGGCTGGAGACCGCCGGCATCCTGATCACCCTCACCTCCTTCTACGGCCTGTCCGTCGCCGGCCGGAATGAGGGCGTCCATTTTCACCGCAACAAATGGGTCGGCTGCATGATTGCCGGCACCCTCTGCGGCGCGGTGAGCGGGCTCTACGACAAATACCTGCTCGGCACCGTCGGCCTGAGCGCCGCCGCCGTGCAGGCCTGGTTCACCCTCTACCTGCCGGTGGTGCTACTGCCGCTCATCATCGGCTGGTGGCGCCGCTGGTGGCCGCGCAACGAGTTCCACTGGCGCTGGAGCATCCCGCTGATCGCGCTCACCCTGCTCGTCGCCGACTACGTGTATTTCGAGGCCTTGCGCGACCCGGAGGCACTCGTCTCGGTCGTCTCCAGCCTGCGCCGCGGCAGCACGCTCGTGGCCTTCGCCGGCGGGATCTGGCTGTTCCACGAGGCCCGCGGCGCCGCCAAGCTTCCCGCCGTGCTCGGAATCGTCGCCGGCATCGTGCTCACCGTGCTCGGGTGA
- a CDS encoding RidA family protein → MKKLILLLATAALLRAAAPTEVILTGRPDWSIASGVALPAGRAVFWTSGTVPTQINKDGKTVYERYGDTYTQGVSCLKNIEAVLAEQGLTLKDVVYLRVYLTPDAAKDGKPDFPGWFKAYGEYFNNAENPRKTARSTLAVSALVSPDWLIEIEAFAAYPAQP, encoded by the coding sequence ATGAAAAAACTGATCCTCCTGCTTGCCACCGCCGCCCTGTTGCGCGCCGCCGCGCCGACCGAGGTGATCCTCACCGGCCGACCGGACTGGTCCATCGCCTCGGGGGTCGCCCTGCCCGCCGGCCGCGCGGTGTTCTGGACCAGCGGCACGGTGCCGACCCAGATCAACAAGGACGGCAAGACGGTGTATGAGCGCTACGGCGACACCTACACGCAGGGCGTCAGCTGCCTGAAGAACATCGAGGCGGTGCTCGCGGAGCAGGGGCTCACGCTGAAGGACGTGGTGTACCTCCGCGTCTACCTCACGCCGGATGCGGCGAAGGACGGCAAGCCGGACTTCCCGGGCTGGTTCAAGGCCTACGGGGAATATTTCAACAACGCGGAGAATCCGCGGAAGACCGCGCGCTCGACGCTGGCGGTGTCCGCGCTGGTGAGCCCGGACTGGTTGATCGAGATCGAGGCCTTTGCGGCCTACCCGGCGCAACCCTGA
- a CDS encoding flavin monoamine oxidase family protein, which yields MARYGGGAVLGSMFGLNLLAREERFHLRLAGPAGRRRRVIILGGGMAGLSAAYELGRLGYDCTVLEARTRPGGRNWTVRRGTEETELGNPRQVCAFADGHFLNAGPMRISHHHTTTLGYCREFGIPLTMFSNFNEAAYIVRRGHPKLRIREVLADLSGHTSELLAKVVRRGELDQELTAEDRERFIEYLRGEGRLNADLVYARSGDNSDTPTHLEHSRGYTNSPGALGGPGEPTTPLELEALVKAGYGQSLDFLKDYHQQPTMLTPVGGMDRIAYGFAERLDGVVRYQCEVKDIRRTADGGVRIGYTDAARDGARQEIEGDFCICTLPPTLLRRLPADFSAPTVAALNAPQAALSGKIGLQFKRRFWEEDDDIYSGSSKTDDPIGQVYYPFDRFGAAGPGVLVGYYHFGGARELLDDRTPAERERVALEQGARIHPQYPAEFENSFSVAWHRVAYNEAPWMRWESAASFEAAQQVLRVADGPFYFAGDWTSNLNGWQAGAFVAAHRACALLHARSQTT from the coding sequence ATGGCCCGCTACGGCGGCGGTGCCGTGCTCGGGTCGATGTTCGGGCTGAACCTCCTGGCCCGGGAGGAACGATTTCACCTGCGGCTGGCGGGACCGGCGGGGCGCCGCCGGCGCGTGATCATCCTCGGCGGTGGCATGGCCGGGCTCAGCGCGGCCTATGAACTTGGGCGCCTGGGCTATGACTGCACGGTGCTGGAGGCCCGGACCCGGCCGGGCGGGCGGAACTGGACGGTGCGGCGCGGGACCGAGGAGACCGAGCTCGGGAATCCGCGACAGGTCTGCGCCTTTGCCGACGGGCATTTTCTCAACGCCGGGCCGATGCGGATCTCGCACCACCACACGACGACGCTGGGCTATTGCCGGGAATTCGGCATCCCGCTCACCATGTTCAGCAATTTCAACGAGGCCGCCTACATCGTCCGGCGCGGGCACCCGAAGCTGCGCATCCGCGAGGTCCTCGCCGACCTGAGCGGCCATACCTCCGAGTTGCTGGCCAAGGTGGTCCGGCGCGGTGAACTGGACCAGGAGCTGACGGCCGAGGATCGCGAGCGCTTCATCGAGTACCTGCGGGGCGAGGGCCGGCTCAACGCCGACCTGGTCTACGCCCGGTCCGGGGACAATTCGGACACGCCCACCCACCTCGAGCACAGCCGCGGGTACACCAATTCACCCGGGGCGCTGGGCGGGCCGGGCGAGCCGACCACGCCGCTGGAGCTCGAGGCGTTGGTGAAGGCGGGTTACGGGCAGAGCCTGGACTTTCTCAAGGACTACCACCAGCAGCCCACGATGCTGACGCCGGTGGGCGGCATGGACCGGATCGCCTACGGGTTTGCCGAGCGGCTCGATGGCGTCGTGCGCTACCAGTGCGAGGTGAAGGACATCCGGCGCACGGCCGACGGCGGGGTGCGCATCGGCTACACGGACGCGGCCCGCGACGGCGCCCGGCAGGAAATCGAGGGTGATTTCTGCATCTGCACGCTGCCGCCGACGCTGTTGCGCCGGCTGCCCGCGGATTTTTCCGCCCCGACCGTCGCGGCGTTGAACGCGCCGCAGGCCGCCCTCTCCGGCAAGATTGGCCTGCAGTTCAAGCGCCGGTTCTGGGAGGAAGACGACGACATCTACAGCGGCAGTTCCAAAACCGACGACCCCATCGGTCAGGTGTATTATCCCTTTGATCGCTTTGGGGCGGCGGGCCCCGGGGTGCTGGTCGGTTATTATCACTTTGGCGGCGCCCGGGAGCTGCTGGACGACCGGACCCCGGCGGAGCGCGAACGGGTGGCCCTCGAGCAAGGCGCGCGCATCCACCCGCAGTATCCGGCGGAATTCGAGAATTCCTTTTCCGTGGCCTGGCACCGCGTGGCCTACAACGAGGCGCCGTGGATGCGCTGGGAGAGCGCCGCGAGCTTCGAGGCGGCGCAACAGGTGCTGCGCGTCGCGGACGGACCGTTTTATTTTGCGGGGGACTGGACCTCGAACCTCAATGGCTGGCAGGCGGGCGCCTTCGTCGCCGCCCACCGCGCCTGCGCCCTCCTCCACGCTCGCTCCCAAACCACCTGA
- a CDS encoding DUF5069 domain-containing protein has product MPHVPGLRSPYVKVGRLVYFGRMLDKIRLQAAGQLPLGDYGANLGKGFDGRACSFLRVAYDDLKARMLAGDLDDAALLAWCHERGGPRTDEECEVWNGFMIKRGWRDAAAEVLAKRIEESGLGAAPVFTMFDYLDYDEGRASAADRPWEKS; this is encoded by the coding sequence ATGCCTCACGTCCCTGGTCTCCGCAGCCCCTACGTCAAGGTCGGCCGTCTCGTCTACTTCGGCCGCATGCTCGACAAGATCCGCCTCCAGGCCGCCGGCCAGCTCCCCCTCGGCGACTACGGCGCCAACCTCGGCAAGGGCTTCGACGGCCGGGCCTGCAGTTTTCTCCGCGTCGCCTACGACGACCTGAAGGCCCGTATGCTCGCCGGCGATCTCGACGACGCCGCGCTGCTCGCCTGGTGCCACGAACGGGGCGGCCCGCGCACCGATGAGGAATGCGAGGTCTGGAACGGTTTCATGATCAAGCGCGGCTGGCGCGACGCCGCGGCCGAGGTGCTGGCCAAGCGCATCGAGGAAAGCGGCCTCGGCGCCGCCCCGGTCTTCACCATGTTTGACTACCTCGACTACGACGAGGGCCGGGCCTCCGCCGCCGACCGGCCCTGGGAAAAGAGCTGA
- a CDS encoding penicillin acylase family protein, with protein sequence MTDPLWKRLQLLVSVLSVVLVLALLVAGVFAWRMRGSLAVLDGQLSIPGLTAPVKIERDALGIPTLTGASRTDVARATGFVHAQDRFFQMDLLRRSGAGELAALVGPAAVPLDQAHRLHGFRRTAEKALARLEPGPRAVLEAYTVGVNAGLAVLPQSPWEYAVLRTAPEPWRAEDSLLVIYAMWFDLQDATGSFELSLGTLRESLGGLGANFFAPRGTSWDSALDGSTFPAAPLPPLRLPSATPDAPPTAHTVSERLPVGSNSMAVAGTHTAGGAALLGNDMHLGLHTPNIWYRAVLAWTDPAGTPRRVVGVTLPGTPAVVVGSNGHVAWGYTVSYADTSDVVIVETETTAEAFYRTPTGYKEIEHRRETIAVKGGEPVTFTARWTEWGPLFAAAGSGQFHALRWNAHDPEATDLTVLELETAPTVETALAIGRRAGLPNLNLLAADSAGSIGWTLTGRIPRRVGYDGRLPVSWSFGDRAWAGWLAPDEIPAIVNPPDGFLWTANQRLVGGEAYAKLGDGGYFTGARGAQVRDGLRQLVASGQPAQPADLLAIQLDDRALFLARWQKALLTVLTDEAVAARSARGDLREAVRAWDGRASVDSAAYRLVRLWRLKLAARAFAPFFDRAGATEPRFSSGNFQYEDALWQLVQERPDRLLNPAHDSWEALLLAAADDVLAETERAGISPTRFTQGAANTLRMRHPFSRLLPDFLAGFLDMPAQPLPGGSDLPRMQQASFGASQRMVVAPGRETEGLFHMPGGQSAHPFSPFYRAGHDAWVKGEPTPLLPGPVQHTLILNP encoded by the coding sequence GTGACCGACCCGCTCTGGAAACGCCTGCAGCTGCTCGTCTCCGTCCTGAGTGTCGTGCTCGTCCTCGCCTTGCTGGTCGCCGGGGTGTTCGCCTGGCGCATGCGCGGCAGCCTGGCCGTGCTCGACGGCCAGCTCTCCATTCCCGGTCTCACGGCCCCGGTTAAGATCGAACGCGACGCGCTGGGCATCCCCACCCTGACCGGCGCCTCCCGCACTGATGTCGCCCGCGCGACGGGTTTCGTCCACGCGCAGGACCGCTTCTTCCAGATGGATCTGCTGCGCCGCAGCGGAGCGGGCGAACTCGCGGCCCTGGTCGGCCCCGCCGCCGTACCCCTCGACCAGGCCCACCGGCTCCACGGCTTTCGCCGCACCGCGGAAAAGGCCCTCGCCCGGCTTGAGCCCGGTCCGCGCGCCGTCCTCGAGGCCTACACCGTCGGGGTCAATGCCGGGCTCGCCGTCCTCCCGCAATCCCCGTGGGAATATGCGGTGCTCCGCACGGCGCCCGAGCCGTGGCGCGCCGAGGACAGCCTGCTAGTCATCTACGCCATGTGGTTCGACCTGCAGGATGCGACCGGCAGCTTCGAACTGAGCCTGGGCACCCTGCGCGAAAGCCTCGGCGGCCTCGGCGCCAATTTCTTCGCCCCGCGCGGCACCTCGTGGGACTCCGCCCTCGACGGCAGCACGTTCCCCGCCGCCCCGCTGCCGCCCCTCCGTCTCCCATCCGCCACCCCGGACGCCCCGCCCACGGCCCACACCGTCTCGGAGCGCCTGCCCGTCGGCTCCAACAGCATGGCCGTGGCCGGCACCCACACCGCCGGCGGTGCCGCCCTGCTCGGGAACGACATGCATCTTGGCCTGCATACCCCCAACATCTGGTATCGCGCCGTGCTCGCCTGGACGGATCCGGCCGGTACGCCTCGCCGCGTGGTCGGCGTCACCCTGCCTGGCACCCCGGCCGTCGTCGTCGGCAGCAACGGTCACGTCGCCTGGGGTTACACGGTTTCCTATGCCGACACCTCCGATGTGGTGATCGTCGAGACGGAGACCACGGCCGAGGCCTTTTACCGCACGCCCACCGGCTACAAGGAAATCGAGCACCGCCGCGAGACGATCGCCGTCAAAGGCGGCGAACCCGTCACCTTCACGGCGCGCTGGACCGAGTGGGGGCCCCTCTTTGCCGCGGCGGGCAGCGGGCAATTCCACGCCCTGCGCTGGAACGCCCACGACCCCGAGGCGACCGACCTGACGGTCCTCGAGCTCGAAACCGCCCCCACCGTGGAAACGGCCCTCGCCATCGGCCGGCGCGCCGGCCTGCCCAACCTTAACCTGCTCGCCGCTGACTCCGCCGGTTCGATCGGCTGGACCCTGACTGGACGGATCCCGCGGCGCGTCGGCTACGACGGACGCCTCCCGGTCTCCTGGTCCTTCGGCGACCGCGCCTGGGCCGGCTGGCTCGCGCCCGATGAGATCCCCGCCATCGTCAATCCGCCCGACGGCTTTCTCTGGACCGCCAACCAACGCCTGGTGGGCGGCGAGGCCTACGCCAAGCTCGGCGACGGTGGCTACTTCACCGGCGCCCGCGGCGCCCAGGTCCGCGACGGCCTCCGCCAACTCGTCGCATCCGGCCAGCCCGCGCAACCGGCCGACCTGCTCGCCATCCAACTCGACGACCGCGCCCTGTTTCTCGCACGCTGGCAGAAAGCCTTGCTCACCGTGCTGACCGACGAAGCCGTCGCCGCCCGCTCAGCCCGCGGGGACCTGCGCGAGGCGGTGCGCGCGTGGGACGGGCGCGCAAGCGTCGACTCCGCCGCCTACCGCCTGGTGCGCCTGTGGCGGCTCAAACTCGCCGCCCGGGCCTTCGCCCCGTTCTTCGATCGGGCCGGCGCCACCGAACCCCGTTTTTCCTCGGGCAACTTCCAGTATGAGGACGCCCTCTGGCAGCTCGTGCAGGAACGGCCCGACCGCCTGCTCAATCCCGCGCACGATTCCTGGGAGGCCTTGCTTCTGGCGGCGGCCGACGACGTCCTGGCCGAGACCGAACGCGCCGGCATCTCCCCCACCCGTTTCACGCAGGGAGCGGCCAACACCCTGCGCATGCGCCATCCTTTCAGCCGTCTGCTTCCTGATTTTCTGGCCGGCTTCCTCGACATGCCGGCCCAGCCGCTCCCCGGCGGCAGCGACCTGCCCCGCATGCAACAGGCCTCGTTCGGTGCCAGCCAGCGGATGGTCGTCGCCCCCGGCCGCGAAACCGAGGGCCTCTTCCACATGCCCGGCGGCCAGAGCGCCCACCCCTTCTCCCCCTTCTACCGCGCCGGCCACGACGCCTGGGTGAAGGGCGAGCCCACGCCACTCCTCCCCGGCCCGGTACAGCACACGCTGATACTCAATCCGTGA
- the upp gene encoding uracil phosphoribosyltransferase yields MPLHVLNHPLGTHVLTHLRDKTTKPALFRTLSYQIALLLSLEATRDLATEEKKIETPMEPMTGRVLARPLVIVPILRAGLGMVQPFQDIYPDVSIGYVGLERDHTTAIARSYYCKLPPLDGRRTIVVDPMLATGGSAAQAIDVVKAAGAREIVFVCIVAAPEGVATLSQAHPEVPIHAGVLDRQLNAKKYIMPGLGDFGDRLYGT; encoded by the coding sequence ATGCCTCTCCACGTCCTGAACCACCCGCTCGGCACCCATGTGCTGACCCACCTGCGCGACAAGACCACCAAGCCCGCGCTGTTCCGCACCCTCAGCTACCAGATCGCCCTGCTCCTCTCCCTCGAGGCCACCCGCGATCTCGCCACGGAGGAAAAGAAGATCGAGACCCCGATGGAGCCGATGACCGGCCGCGTCCTCGCGCGCCCGCTCGTGATCGTGCCCATCCTGCGCGCGGGCCTCGGCATGGTGCAGCCCTTCCAGGATATCTACCCCGATGTCTCCATCGGCTACGTCGGCCTCGAGCGCGACCACACCACCGCCATCGCCCGCAGCTATTACTGCAAGCTCCCCCCGCTCGACGGGCGGCGCACCATCGTGGTCGACCCGATGCTCGCCACCGGCGGCTCGGCGGCGCAGGCGATTGACGTCGTCAAGGCCGCCGGCGCCCGCGAAATCGTCTTCGTCTGCATCGTCGCCGCGCCCGAGGGCGTCGCCACCCTGTCCCAGGCCCATCCCGAGGTTCCCATCCACGCCGGCGTCCTCGACCGCCAACTCAACGCGAAGAAGTACATCATGCCCGGCCTCGGGGACTTCGGCGACCGGCTCTACGGCACCTGA
- a CDS encoding Gfo/Idh/MocA family protein, producing MKSPTRRDFLKTATLAAATTVWSARSWAQVAGANADVRVAVVGLNGRGRHHLTSLRAVAGVRIVAICDLDPAVLERTAAGLAQDGLTPVKYTDVRALLDSPDIDAITIATPNHWHALMGIWACQAGKDVFVEKPVSHTLWEGRQLVAAATKYNRVVQAGTQMRSGAGLHEAVAWVRAGHLGPITASRGFCYKRRKSIGRTTGPQAVPAGLNYDLWLGPAPVEAPRRGRFHYDWHWFNAYGNGDIGNQGIHQMDVARLFLGEPGLPRHTLSIGGRLGYVDDGETPNTQVVVHDFPTAPLIFEVRGLPAKQDPDEGKPGAVGAEAAGALAASMDEYRGVRIGNVIDCEGGSIVVPEYFAAAAYDREGKRLREFRGEDRLMQNFIDVVRSRKTAELYGQIEEAHLSSALGHLGGISHALGRAAPEGEIRESLEGDAALAEAYGRMTEHVAANAVDLGRTPVVLGALLTVDAATERCIGEGAAVANALLKRTDRAPYIVPALA from the coding sequence ATGAAATCCCCGACCCGTCGTGACTTCCTGAAAACCGCCACGCTGGCCGCCGCCACGACCGTCTGGAGCGCGCGCTCCTGGGCGCAGGTGGCGGGAGCCAACGCAGACGTGCGCGTGGCGGTCGTCGGCCTCAACGGCCGGGGTCGGCACCACCTGACCAGCCTCCGGGCGGTGGCGGGCGTGCGGATCGTGGCGATCTGTGACCTGGATCCGGCGGTGCTCGAACGCACGGCGGCGGGACTCGCGCAAGACGGGCTGACGCCGGTGAAATATACCGATGTGCGCGCGTTGTTGGACTCGCCGGACATCGACGCCATCACCATTGCCACCCCGAATCACTGGCATGCGCTGATGGGCATCTGGGCCTGTCAGGCGGGCAAGGACGTCTTCGTGGAGAAACCCGTTTCGCACACCCTCTGGGAGGGGCGCCAATTGGTGGCGGCGGCGACGAAATACAACCGCGTGGTGCAGGCGGGCACGCAGATGCGTTCCGGCGCCGGTCTGCACGAGGCGGTGGCGTGGGTGCGGGCGGGGCATCTCGGCCCGATCACCGCGTCGCGGGGTTTTTGTTACAAGCGCCGCAAGAGCATCGGGCGCACCACGGGACCGCAGGCGGTGCCGGCCGGCCTCAATTACGATCTCTGGCTCGGGCCGGCGCCCGTTGAGGCGCCGCGGCGCGGACGCTTCCATTACGACTGGCACTGGTTCAACGCCTACGGCAACGGCGACATCGGCAACCAGGGGATCCACCAGATGGACGTGGCGCGCCTGTTCCTGGGCGAGCCGGGACTGCCGCGGCACACGCTGAGCATCGGCGGCCGGCTGGGTTACGTCGATGATGGCGAGACGCCCAACACGCAGGTTGTGGTGCATGATTTTCCCACCGCCCCGCTGATTTTCGAGGTGCGCGGCCTGCCGGCGAAGCAGGATCCCGACGAAGGTAAACCGGGCGCAGTCGGCGCCGAGGCGGCCGGGGCGCTGGCGGCCTCGATGGACGAATACCGCGGGGTCCGGATCGGCAACGTGATCGACTGTGAGGGCGGCTCCATTGTGGTGCCGGAGTATTTTGCGGCCGCCGCCTACGACCGGGAGGGCAAGCGGCTGCGCGAGTTCCGCGGCGAAGATCGACTGATGCAGAATTTCATCGATGTCGTGCGCAGCCGGAAGACGGCCGAGCTCTACGGCCAGATCGAGGAAGCGCACCTCTCGAGCGCGCTCGGTCATCTGGGCGGCATCTCGCACGCCCTCGGTCGCGCGGCCCCGGAAGGGGAGATCCGCGAGAGCCTCGAGGGCGACGCCGCGCTGGCCGAAGCCTACGGCCGGATGACCGAGCACGTCGCCGCCAACGCGGTGGATCTCGGGCGGACGCCGGTGGTGCTGGGCGCCCTGCTCACGGTGGATGCCGCGACCGAGCGGTGCATCGGTGAAGGGGCGGCCGTGGCGAACGCGCTGCTCAAGCGCACGGACCGGGCGCCATACATCGTGCCAGCGCTGGCGTGA
- a CDS encoding MazG nucleotide pyrophosphohydrolase domain-containing protein, giving the protein MELSQLSTRALQIRERFAAHEQARAGRSWTREEIMQGFVGDVGDLMKLVMAKAGARPIAEVDRKLAHELSDCLWSVLVLAQLYNVDLEREFLGTMAEIEAKLQAPPPAKP; this is encoded by the coding sequence ATGGAATTGTCCCAGCTCTCCACCCGCGCGCTCCAGATCCGGGAACGCTTCGCCGCCCACGAACAAGCCCGCGCCGGCCGCAGCTGGACCCGCGAGGAAATCATGCAGGGCTTCGTCGGCGATGTCGGCGACCTCATGAAACTCGTCATGGCCAAGGCCGGCGCCCGCCCGATCGCCGAGGTCGACCGCAAGCTCGCCCATGAACTCAGCGACTGCCTGTGGAGCGTGCTCGTGCTGGCCCAGCTCTATAACGTGGACCTCGAGCGGGAATTCCTGGGCACGATGGCTGAGATCGAGGCCAAACTTCAGGCTCCCCCGCCGGCGAAACCCTGA
- a CDS encoding class I SAM-dependent methyltransferase has translation MTIARPGLIVADRWQDYRLLDCGDGMKQEQWGRYNLVRPDPQIIWPKTGGKSWTNWDGFYHRSETGGGKWEYRQQLPEHWTVRYGALTFKIHPTSFKHTGLFPEQAVNWDWFSQKIRDARAAGREISVLNLFGYTGAASVAAAAAGASVCHVDAAEGMVKWCRENATLSGLADAPVRYITDDCMKFVRREIKRGRKYDAIIMDPPTYGRGSTGEMWKLEDHLWGLLSECKQVLSDRPLFFLINAYTARLSPSVVINLLDGLMHDAGGHIHGGEVGLPIQKDGKILPCGIYGRWESA, from the coding sequence ATGACCATTGCACGCCCAGGCCTGATTGTCGCCGACCGCTGGCAGGATTACCGCCTGCTCGACTGCGGCGACGGCATGAAGCAGGAGCAGTGGGGCCGCTACAACCTCGTGCGCCCCGATCCCCAGATCATCTGGCCCAAGACCGGCGGCAAGTCCTGGACCAACTGGGACGGCTTCTACCACCGCAGCGAGACCGGCGGCGGCAAGTGGGAATACCGCCAGCAATTGCCCGAGCACTGGACCGTCCGCTACGGCGCCCTCACCTTCAAGATCCATCCCACCAGCTTCAAGCACACCGGCCTCTTTCCGGAACAGGCGGTCAACTGGGACTGGTTCTCCCAGAAGATCCGTGACGCCCGCGCCGCCGGCCGCGAGATCAGCGTGCTCAACCTCTTCGGCTACACCGGCGCCGCCTCGGTCGCCGCCGCCGCCGCCGGCGCCAGCGTCTGCCACGTGGACGCCGCCGAGGGCATGGTGAAATGGTGCCGCGAAAACGCGACCCTCTCCGGCCTCGCCGACGCGCCGGTCCGCTACATCACCGACGACTGCATGAAATTCGTCCGCCGCGAGATCAAGCGCGGCCGCAAGTACGACGCCATCATCATGGATCCGCCGACCTACGGCCGCGGCAGCACCGGGGAGATGTGGAAGCTCGAGGACCACCTGTGGGGCCTGCTCAGCGAGTGCAAACAGGTACTGAGCGACCGCCCGCTGTTCTTCCTGATCAACGCCTACACCGCCCGCCTCTCCCCTTCCGTGGTGATCAACCTCCTCGACGGCCTGATGCACGACGCCGGCGGCCACATCCACGGCGGCGAGGTGGGCCTGCCCATCCAGAAGGATGGCAAGATCCTCCCTTGCGGGATCTACGGCCGCTGGGAGTCCGCCTGA
- a CDS encoding lipid A deacylase LpxR family protein, producing MKRLLLLLPLLVTGAAADFLPAFRFRHSTVSVVSENDKYFAGTDRHYTNGFKLTWLGETDLNQSKEFVQTAARLIPWMDPLHQDWHYKVGSALGHNTYTPTYTDTPALQPDDRPYAGWLYGSILLHAQVENQLRLVELSVGIIGPSALGEQIQNTWHDVINVPHAEGWAHQLHDEPGLQLSWERRYRTKQWNESTGSRLGIDLMFRHRVTLGNVATHLAGGAVVRVGWRLPADFGADLIRPGGGNMANDGSPDRFSAYTYASGEVRAVARDLFLDGNTWRDSPSVRKRPVVADLSLGFVLHWPEFQIAYTQNYRTKDFYGQRRRDVFGSVGLSYSR from the coding sequence ATGAAACGCCTTCTCCTTTTGCTGCCCCTCCTCGTGACGGGCGCCGCCGCCGACTTCCTCCCGGCCTTCCGCTTCCGGCACAGCACCGTCAGCGTGGTCAGCGAGAACGACAAATACTTCGCCGGCACCGACCGCCACTACACCAATGGCTTCAAGCTGACCTGGCTGGGCGAGACCGACCTCAACCAGTCCAAGGAATTCGTGCAGACGGCCGCGCGCCTCATCCCGTGGATGGATCCCCTGCACCAGGACTGGCACTACAAGGTCGGCTCCGCCCTCGGCCACAACACCTACACCCCGACCTACACCGACACGCCGGCCCTCCAACCCGACGACCGGCCCTACGCCGGCTGGCTCTACGGCTCGATCCTCCTGCACGCGCAGGTGGAGAATCAGCTCCGCCTGGTCGAGCTCTCCGTGGGCATCATCGGTCCCTCCGCCCTCGGTGAACAGATTCAAAACACCTGGCACGACGTGATCAACGTCCCCCACGCCGAAGGCTGGGCCCACCAGTTGCACGACGAACCCGGCCTTCAGCTGTCCTGGGAGCGCCGCTACCGCACCAAGCAGTGGAACGAGTCGACCGGCTCGCGGCTCGGCATCGATCTGATGTTCCGCCATCGCGTCACCCTGGGCAATGTCGCCACCCACCTCGCCGGCGGCGCAGTTGTGCGCGTGGGCTGGCGCCTGCCGGCGGATTTCGGCGCCGACCTGATCCGCCCCGGCGGCGGCAACATGGCGAACGACGGCTCGCCCGACCGTTTCTCCGCGTACACCTACGCCAGCGGCGAGGTGCGCGCCGTGGCCCGCGACCTCTTCCTCGACGGCAACACGTGGCGCGACAGCCCCTCGGTCCGCAAGCGCCCGGTCGTCGCCGACCTCAGCCTCGGTTTCGTTCTCCACTGGCCCGAATTCCAGATCGCTTACACCCAGAACTACCGCACCAAAGATTTTTACGGCCAACGCCGCCGCGATGTGTTTGGGTCCGTGGGCCTCTCCTACTCCCGCTGA